In a single window of the Eshraghiella crossota genome:
- the pheT gene encoding phenylalanine--tRNA ligase subunit beta: MLAPLSWLKDYVDIDIEPHELEKKLFSCGFEVEELIEVGKDISNVVVGYVKECEPIPDTHLSLCKVDAGEHGTFQVCCGADNVKAGGKYPLALVGATVYMTAKDHKTVEGVMTIKKGKLRGYESEGMLCSGVELGVSGNMYPGADYNGLLVLPEDAKTGSDVKPVLGLDDWIFDIAITANRPDCQSIIGIAREIAAVLDKEFKMPDLSYTPSGEVKEGFKVDVKANDLCPRYIACYVSDVKIKEAPLWMKRRLALTGMDSISNIVDITNYVLKEFGQPMHAFDCNYLEGNEINVRRAADGEKIVTLDSQEYELNSNNLVICDGVKAVALAGVMGGLNSEIRDTTSAVMFESAKFARDNIRKTSRALGKQSDAGSRYEKGVDEYSTVNGMKRALHLIEELGCGKVSSTYIDVNTGNSIEPKEMKVSLKRVNDVLGIEVPENEVMRIMKNLNFAPSINGDELTIMVPAYREDMESYPDVAEEVIRMYGYEHVIPTFMPDAKVTMGGINSRQRKELKLKKAICATGAYECIHYSFFSPSDLDLLKLSEDAPERKAIRLINPINEDLSLMRTTLVPSMLNAISRNQKKGNLEGRLFEIAKIFIPKELPLTDYPDERDTLCVGVFGQNEDFFTLKGIAETVADTFLLDFEYEEAEKSFLHPYQTAVIKCEGEEIGYLGKLAYDIADKLDLRNDAYVMQIDLAKLAKWNDKKAVFKPLPKFAEESRDLALVMTKDITCKQVEDVIGQSCNYIKNIRLFDVYEGAGIADDKKSMAFTVEFCPKDEAFESDSVDHFVNKILKNLKKELDIDLRS, from the coding sequence ATGTTAGCACCTTTAAGCTGGTTAAAAGATTATGTAGATATAGATATTGAACCTCATGAACTTGAGAAAAAATTGTTTTCATGCGGATTTGAAGTAGAAGAACTTATTGAAGTGGGCAAGGACATAAGTAATGTAGTAGTAGGTTATGTTAAAGAGTGTGAACCTATTCCTGACACACACCTTAGTCTTTGTAAAGTAGATGCAGGTGAACACGGAACCTTTCAGGTATGTTGTGGAGCGGACAATGTTAAGGCAGGCGGCAAATATCCTCTTGCTTTAGTGGGCGCAACAGTATATATGACAGCCAAGGATCACAAGACTGTGGAAGGCGTAATGACAATCAAAAAAGGCAAGCTCCGTGGTTATGAATCAGAAGGTATGCTTTGTTCAGGCGTTGAACTCGGAGTGTCCGGGAACATGTATCCGGGAGCAGATTATAACGGACTTTTAGTGCTTCCTGAGGATGCAAAGACAGGTTCCGATGTTAAACCTGTTCTCGGACTTGACGACTGGATTTTTGATATTGCAATAACAGCCAACAGACCTGACTGCCAGAGCATTATCGGTATTGCAAGGGAAATTGCAGCTGTACTTGACAAAGAATTTAAGATGCCTGACTTAAGCTATACACCATCGGGTGAAGTTAAAGAAGGCTTCAAGGTTGACGTAAAGGCAAACGACCTTTGCCCAAGATATATAGCCTGCTATGTATCCGATGTAAAAATCAAAGAAGCACCTCTCTGGATGAAGAGAAGGCTCGCATTGACAGGCATGGATTCAATTTCCAATATAGTTGATATTACCAACTATGTATTAAAAGAGTTTGGACAGCCAATGCACGCATTTGACTGTAATTACCTTGAGGGTAATGAAATAAATGTAAGACGTGCCGCTGACGGAGAGAAGATTGTGACACTGGATTCACAGGAATATGAGCTTAACAGCAATAACCTTGTAATCTGTGACGGAGTTAAGGCTGTGGCACTTGCCGGTGTTATGGGAGGACTTAATTCCGAGATAAGAGATACGACATCGGCTGTTATGTTTGAAAGTGCAAAATTTGCAAGGGACAATATAAGAAAAACTTCAAGAGCACTGGGAAAGCAGTCAGATGCAGGTTCAAGATACGAGAAAGGTGTTGATGAATACTCAACAGTCAACGGAATGAAGAGAGCACTTCATTTAATCGAGGAACTTGGCTGCGGTAAAGTATCATCAACTTATATAGATGTTAATACGGGTAATTCAATTGAACCAAAAGAAATGAAAGTATCCCTTAAGAGAGTTAATGATGTACTTGGTATTGAGGTGCCTGAAAACGAGGTAATGAGAATAATGAAAAATCTTAACTTTGCACCTTCAATTAACGGAGACGAGCTTACGATAATGGTTCCTGCATACCGTGAAGATATGGAATCATACCCTGATGTGGCAGAAGAAGTAATCCGCATGTACGGATATGAACACGTTATCCCTACATTTATGCCTGATGCCAAGGTAACAATGGGCGGAATTAACAGCAGGCAGAGAAAAGAACTTAAATTAAAGAAAGCTATCTGTGCCACAGGTGCTTATGAATGTATTCATTATTCATTCTTTTCACCATCAGACCTTGATTTATTAAAACTTTCTGAGGATGCACCTGAAAGAAAAGCAATAAGACTTATCAATCCTATCAATGAAGATTTATCTTTAATGAGGACAACACTTGTTCCTTCAATGCTTAATGCAATTTCAAGGAATCAGAAGAAAGGTAATCTTGAAGGCAGACTCTTTGAAATTGCCAAAATATTCATACCAAAGGAATTACCTCTTACGGATTATCCTGATGAGAGAGATACTCTTTGCGTAGGAGTTTTCGGTCAGAATGAAGATTTCTTCACTTTAAAAGGAATTGCAGAGACGGTTGCGGACACATTCCTTCTTGATTTTGAATATGAAGAAGCGGAAAAATCATTCCTTCATCCATATCAGACAGCAGTAATAAAGTGCGAGGGTGAAGAAATTGGTTATCTCGGAAAACTTGCTTATGATATAGCCGATAAGCTTGACCTTAGAAATGATGCCTATGTAATGCAGATAGACCTTGCAAAGCTGGCAAAATGGAATGATAAGAAGGCTGTTTTTAAACCTCTCCCAAAATTTGCTGAGGAATCAAGAGACTTAGCCCTTGTCATGACAAAAGATATTACCTGTAAACAGGTAGAGGATGTAATCGGGCAGTCATGTAATTACATTAAGAATATCAGACTCTTTGATGTATATGAAGGAGCCGGAATTGCGGATGATAAAAAGAGTATGGCATTTACAGTTGAGTTCTGCCCTAAAGATGAAGCATTTGAAAGTGATTCCGTAGACCATTTTGTAAATAAAATACTTAAGAACCTTAAAAAAGAACTGGATATCGATTTAAGAAGCTAA
- a CDS encoding methyl-accepting chemotaxis protein, giving the protein MKITEKSYINRFAILCHVITAVVLFAAYTVEFFNGSRTLSYYAIFSGACLAPVIAEVIIYKVNKESGLVKHIMSICYGGLYVFAVLTSTSSMAYTYAFPMYMAIILYMDIRCCALVATGGLVANVIYVVRYAMNTGYSAAELPDMAIRIAAMVLTGVFMILTCAAVRKVNKFKLEQIQEQSDETSKMSGKVLAATDKMTEYIQETSEKIVKLGESVEHIHDSMSQVSTGSNETAEAVQTQMERTEQIQEHIVKVRDAVERIEKNITDTSGKVDEGRHHMAVLSEQVDKSMDANNRVLEKMKVLTEYTNKMNTIIETITSIANSTGMLALNASIEAARAGEAGRGFSVVATEISGLASQTKDATVNITELIKNINTEFNSVKSAIEVVTESNKVNAENTRIVTDSFGSISTGADDVELKTKELREIVKNLETANADIVENIQTISAITEEVSAHAGETCEACEGNIALVSDVEKIVNSLNGEADNLNSIKR; this is encoded by the coding sequence ATGAAAATTACAGAAAAATCATATATCAACAGGTTTGCGATATTGTGTCATGTGATAACGGCAGTTGTGTTATTTGCTGCATATACCGTTGAGTTTTTTAACGGTTCGAGGACATTATCGTATTATGCTATTTTTTCAGGTGCATGTCTTGCCCCTGTTATAGCAGAAGTAATTATCTACAAAGTGAACAAGGAAAGTGGACTTGTAAAGCACATAATGTCAATCTGTTATGGAGGATTATATGTATTCGCTGTCCTGACTTCCACAAGTTCAATGGCATATACATACGCTTTCCCTATGTACATGGCAATTATCCTTTATATGGATATCAGATGTTGTGCACTTGTTGCCACGGGCGGACTTGTAGCCAATGTCATATATGTTGTCAGGTATGCTATGAATACAGGTTATTCGGCAGCAGAATTGCCGGATATGGCGATAAGAATAGCAGCAATGGTTCTTACCGGTGTATTTATGATTCTCACATGTGCTGCTGTACGTAAAGTTAATAAGTTTAAGCTTGAACAGATACAGGAACAGAGTGACGAGACAAGTAAGATGTCAGGCAAGGTACTTGCTGCAACGGACAAGATGACGGAATACATTCAAGAGACATCAGAGAAGATTGTAAAGCTCGGTGAGTCTGTTGAACATATACATGATTCAATGAGTCAGGTATCAACAGGAAGCAATGAGACCGCTGAGGCTGTACAGACTCAGATGGAAAGAACAGAGCAGATACAGGAACATATTGTCAAGGTTCGTGATGCAGTAGAGCGGATTGAGAAAAATATTACCGACACTTCCGGTAAAGTTGATGAAGGCAGACATCATATGGCGGTATTATCAGAACAGGTTGATAAGTCGATGGATGCCAACAACCGCGTGCTTGAGAAGATGAAGGTGCTCACTGAATATACCAATAAGATGAATACCATCATAGAGACAATTACAAGTATTGCCAACAGCACAGGAATGCTTGCACTTAATGCAAGTATTGAAGCAGCAAGGGCAGGAGAGGCCGGACGAGGATTTTCTGTTGTGGCGACAGAGATTTCAGGACTTGCAAGCCAGACCAAGGATGCAACCGTTAATATTACAGAACTAATTAAAAATATTAATACAGAGTTCAATTCTGTTAAGTCGGCAATAGAAGTTGTTACCGAAAGCAATAAGGTTAATGCCGAGAATACGAGAATTGTAACAGACAGTTTTGGCAGTATCTCAACCGGAGCCGACGATGTAGAGCTTAAGACAAAGGAACTCAGGGAAATTGTTAAGAACCTTGAAACCGCCAATGCAGATATTGTAGAAAATATCCAGACAATATCCGCAATAACAGAAGAAGTATCCGCACATGCAGGAGAGACTTGCGAAGCATGTGAAGGCAATATCGCACTTGTATCAGACGTTGAGAAGATTGTAAACAGTCTTAACGGAGAAGCAGATAACCTCAATTCAATTAAAAGGTAA
- a CDS encoding aldose epimerase family protein: MSVNYKEFGKNKDNNNIVLITLTNENGYAMGVTNLGASLVSFCAKDKSGSFRDVVLGFKSGEYYEHYNFDAMGSTVGRNANRISNHSFELNGIRYELADTYQGANIHSGPDLYGKRLWDYEVKEEDNGSYVKFSLLSPDMDQGIPGNLEISVTYMLTADNSMRIIYEGVSDKDTIVNMTNHGYYNLNGHGCGNIDNHLLYINADSFTYSEDGNVANDTVRDVTGTAFDFRNMKKIKECLESDFEPVVSKHGLDHNFCLNNNSHHAVRLESEESGIALDVYTDRPGIQIYTANHMNMTNGGKDNKVYGNRGGIALETQFYPDAVNHKDFLSPVVKAGMPFRSVTEYKFSVIGEK, encoded by the coding sequence ATGTCAGTAAATTACAAAGAATTCGGAAAAAATAAAGATAATAACAATATAGTTCTTATAACTCTTACCAATGAAAATGGATATGCCATGGGCGTAACCAATCTCGGAGCTTCCCTTGTGTCTTTTTGTGCAAAAGATAAATCCGGCAGTTTCAGGGATGTTGTGCTTGGATTTAAATCAGGTGAATATTACGAACATTATAATTTTGATGCAATGGGAAGTACAGTCGGACGTAATGCCAACAGGATAAGCAACCATTCTTTTGAACTTAACGGTATCAGATATGAACTGGCAGATACATATCAGGGAGCTAACATTCACAGCGGACCTGATTTATACGGTAAAAGGCTTTGGGATTACGAAGTGAAGGAAGAGGATAACGGAAGTTATGTAAAATTCAGTCTTTTAAGTCCTGATATGGACCAGGGAATCCCCGGCAATCTGGAGATTTCGGTTACATATATGCTTACAGCCGATAACAGCATGCGGATTATTTATGAAGGCGTAAGTGATAAGGACACGATAGTTAATATGACAAATCACGGATATTATAATCTTAACGGACACGGCTGCGGTAATATTGATAATCATTTATTATATATTAATGCAGATTCGTTTACATACAGTGAAGATGGTAATGTTGCCAATGATACGGTACGCGATGTTACGGGAACAGCATTTGATTTCAGAAATATGAAGAAGATAAAAGAATGTCTTGAATCCGATTTTGAACCTGTGGTTTCAAAACATGGCCTTGACCATAATTTCTGTCTGAATAATAATTCACACCATGCCGTAAGGCTTGAAAGTGAAGAGTCGGGAATTGCCCTTGACGTATATACGGACAGACCGGGCATACAGATATATACCGCCAACCATATGAATATGACAAACGGAGGTAAGGATAATAAAGTTTACGGAAACAGAGGCGGTATTGCACTTGAGACACAGTTTTATCCCGATGCGGTCAACCATAAAGATTTTTTATCGCCGGTAGTGAAGGCAGGAATGCCTTTCCGTTCGGTAACAGAGTACAAATTTTCGGTTATAGGAGAAAAATAA
- the yfbR gene encoding 5'-deoxynucleotidase: protein MKENQFFAMMSRMKYINRWGLMRNTYNENICEHSLQVAMIAHALGVIGNTFFNKNINSDRLAIMGMYHDSTEIITGDMPTPVKYYSPIIRNAYNDVEKEAKDQLLAGIPEEMQPVYAPLLLDTEEERELWKYVKAADKISAYIKCIEEGRMGNRDFEKAGESIKDIINDMGMDEVDFFMEKFIPAYMITLDETR from the coding sequence ATGAAAGAAAATCAGTTTTTTGCCATGATGTCAAGAATGAAATATATCAACAGATGGGGGCTTATGCGCAATACATATAATGAGAATATATGTGAGCACAGCCTTCAGGTGGCTATGATTGCCCATGCCCTCGGAGTTATAGGCAATACATTTTTTAATAAGAATATCAATTCAGACCGTCTTGCCATAATGGGAATGTATCATGACAGTACTGAAATTATTACCGGAGATATGCCAACCCCTGTTAAATACTACAGTCCGATTATAAGAAATGCTTATAATGATGTTGAAAAAGAAGCAAAGGACCAACTGCTTGCAGGAATACCGGAGGAAATGCAGCCTGTTTATGCACCATTGCTTTTAGATACAGAAGAAGAAAGAGAATTGTGGAAGTATGTCAAGGCAGCGGATAAGATATCAGCTTACATCAAATGCATCGAAGAAGGCAGAATGGGTAACAGAGATTTTGAAAAAGCAGGAGAATCCATAAAAGACATAATTAATGATATGGGTATGGATGAAGTGGATTTTTTTATGGAAAAATTTATACCGGCATATATGATAACCCTTGATGAAACCAGATAA
- a CDS encoding ATP-binding protein, with protein sequence MIGREDQLKSLNQNYVSSKSNLTILYGRHGTGKTTLIKEFIKDKKSFYYKAVPADDFEQNGMFGRAAGVESDSYYEIMKTLRDRGIMLFVVEEFHNIIKTDSDFMSDVSRLVRDESKVMVILSCSSVAWVENSMVKAMGNYAFNINAFMKLKEFSYSDFINRFHNTEPRELLYIYAITGGNPGYVDRWNENISIKENICRLFLTDKGAWYKEALNYVKDEFREISVYNTILSCLAMGRNKLNDIHEYTGYGRDKISVYLKNLIAREIVEKIFSYDVFGNENTRKGLYRIQDSFIEFWYRYIYQDWSRIDVTEPYEFYDSHIEDRLEEFVKNAFIRIAGEMLEILGDMHKLPFEAVRKGSWYGKNGDIHLIFEDKDGNGIIGQVYVDDRKVCMEDFDRLRENVQLAGINGRFYYLFSINGFSDDLKADNIATIGIEEL encoded by the coding sequence ATGATTGGCAGAGAAGACCAGTTAAAAAGTCTTAACCAGAATTATGTGTCATCTAAAAGCAATCTGACGATACTTTACGGAAGACATGGAACGGGTAAGACAACTCTTATAAAAGAATTTATCAAAGACAAAAAGTCTTTTTACTATAAGGCAGTTCCTGCGGATGATTTTGAACAGAACGGAATGTTTGGCAGGGCAGCAGGAGTAGAATCAGACTCATATTATGAGATTATGAAGACACTTCGTGATAGAGGCATAATGCTTTTTGTTGTGGAAGAATTTCATAATATTATAAAGACGGACAGTGATTTTATGTCAGATGTATCAAGACTTGTCAGGGATGAATCTAAGGTCATGGTTATCCTTAGCTGTTCCTCTGTAGCGTGGGTTGAAAATTCAATGGTAAAAGCAATGGGAAACTATGCTTTTAACATTAATGCCTTTATGAAATTAAAGGAATTCAGTTATTCTGATTTTATCAACAGATTTCATAATACTGAACCGCGGGAACTTTTATACATATATGCCATAACAGGCGGAAATCCGGGTTATGTTGACAGATGGAATGAAAATATCAGCATTAAAGAAAATATATGCAGGCTTTTCCTGACGGACAAAGGCGCATGGTATAAAGAAGCCCTGAATTATGTAAAAGATGAATTCAGGGAAATATCGGTATATAATACCATTTTGTCATGCCTTGCCATGGGCAGAAATAAATTAAATGACATACATGAGTATACAGGATATGGCAGGGATAAAATAAGTGTGTACCTTAAGAATCTGATTGCAAGGGAAATTGTTGAAAAAATATTTTCCTATGATGTATTTGGCAATGAAAATACAAGAAAAGGGCTGTACAGAATACAGGACAGCTTTATTGAATTCTGGTACAGATATATCTATCAGGACTGGAGCAGAATAGATGTAACAGAGCCTTATGAATTTTATGACAGTCATATTGAAGACCGGCTTGAAGAATTCGTAAAAAATGCATTTATCAGAATAGCGGGAGAAATGCTTGAAATTCTGGGTGATATGCATAAATTGCCTTTTGAAGCTGTCAGAAAAGGAAGCTGGTATGGCAAAAACGGTGACATCCACCTTATATTTGAGGACAAAGACGGCAATGGCATTATAGGTCAGGTATATGTGGATGACAGAAAAGTATGTATGGAAGATTTTGACAGGCTTCGTGAGAACGTGCAGCTTGCAGGAATTAACGGCAGGTTCTATTACCTGTTTTCAATTAACGGATTTTCCGATGATTTGAAAGCTGATAATATAGCGACAATCGGAATCGAAGAATTATAG
- a CDS encoding DNA topoisomerase, with translation MKSLYIAEKPSVAQEFMKALGENPQRRDGYSESDDAVFTWCVGHLVTMSYPAEYDASLKRWSMDTIPFIPTEWKYEIIPAVAKQFNIVAGLLNREDVDKIYVCTDSGREGEYIYRLVEQMAGVHGKKRLRVWIDSQTEEEIKRGVRDAKDLSEYDNLSEAAYLRAKEDYLMGINFSRVLTLKYGQSISSFFRQNNRTVIAVGRVMTCVLGMVVRREREIRNFVKTPFYRVVATLPLSEDKNFDAEWKAVEGSKYFESPKLYKENGFKERKDAEELINILSENKPVTMEVISIERKTENKQPPLLYNLAELQNDCSKFFKLSPDETLKHTQELYEKKLVTYPRTDARVLSTAVAKVIDKNITGLRNIPEYKEFVEEILAAKSYEGIAKTRYVNDKQITDHYAIVPTGQGFNNLKNLSATTKAVYYAIVRRFLSIFYPAAVYKKISISLRRDTESFFASFKVLEKEGYLKVVNSFRKSKADGEETEEEKYDEAFLDKLKGLKKGSILDVSGFNVKEGETSPPKRYNSGSMILAMENAGQLIEDEELRAQIKGSGIGTSATRAEILKKLVDKKYINLNNKTQIITPSQLGEIVYDVVDNSIKRLLDPRLTASWEKGLTGVAEGNISTDEYLLKLEAFISKNTMMVKTLNNEYSLRQYFNRTTEYYKK, from the coding sequence ATGAAAAGTTTATATATTGCAGAAAAACCGAGTGTGGCACAGGAATTTATGAAAGCCCTCGGAGAGAATCCACAGCGCAGGGACGGTTATTCTGAATCGGATGATGCGGTATTTACATGGTGCGTGGGACATCTTGTAACAATGAGTTATCCTGCCGAATATGATGCCTCCCTAAAAAGGTGGAGCATGGATACCATTCCTTTTATACCGACGGAATGGAAATACGAAATTATCCCTGCAGTTGCAAAACAGTTTAATATAGTGGCAGGTCTTTTAAACAGGGAAGACGTGGATAAGATATATGTCTGCACCGACTCGGGACGTGAAGGAGAATACATATACCGCCTCGTTGAACAGATGGCAGGAGTTCACGGCAAAAAAAGACTTCGTGTGTGGATTGATTCCCAGACAGAGGAAGAGATAAAAAGAGGCGTAAGAGATGCAAAGGATTTGTCGGAATACGATAACCTGTCAGAAGCTGCTTATCTTAGAGCCAAGGAAGATTACCTGATGGGAATTAATTTTTCAAGAGTACTGACACTTAAATACGGTCAGTCAATATCTTCATTTTTCAGGCAGAATAACAGAACCGTTATTGCGGTAGGCCGTGTGATGACCTGTGTGCTTGGAATGGTGGTAAGAAGGGAAAGAGAGATAAGGAATTTTGTGAAAACACCGTTTTACAGGGTGGTTGCCACACTTCCACTGTCAGAAGACAAAAATTTCGATGCTGAGTGGAAAGCGGTGGAGGGTTCAAAATATTTTGAATCACCGAAACTCTATAAAGAAAACGGCTTTAAAGAAAGAAAAGACGCAGAAGAACTTATAAATATATTATCGGAAAACAAGCCGGTTACAATGGAAGTGATATCCATTGAACGTAAAACCGAAAATAAACAGCCACCGCTTCTATATAACCTTGCGGAATTACAGAATGACTGCTCAAAGTTTTTTAAACTGAGCCCGGATGAGACACTTAAGCACACACAGGAGTTATACGAAAAAAAACTTGTAACATATCCCAGAACCGATGCCAGAGTGCTTTCAACGGCGGTTGCGAAGGTGATTGACAAAAATATAACAGGTCTTAGGAATATACCTGAGTACAAAGAATTTGTGGAAGAAATCCTTGCAGCAAAGTCATACGAGGGAATCGCAAAGACAAGGTATGTCAACGATAAGCAGATAACAGACCATTATGCCATTGTTCCCACAGGACAGGGCTTTAACAATCTCAAAAATCTGTCAGCCACGACAAAAGCCGTATATTATGCCATAGTCAGAAGATTTTTAAGCATATTTTATCCAGCGGCTGTATATAAAAAGATATCAATATCATTAAGACGCGATACGGAAAGTTTTTTTGCCTCATTTAAAGTTCTTGAAAAAGAAGGTTATCTGAAAGTTGTAAACAGCTTCAGAAAATCCAAGGCAGATGGCGAAGAAACAGAGGAAGAAAAGTATGACGAAGCCTTTCTTGATAAACTCAAAGGCCTGAAAAAAGGCAGTATTCTTGATGTCAGCGGCTTTAATGTAAAAGAAGGAGAGACATCACCGCCAAAGAGATATAATTCCGGTTCGATGATTCTGGCAATGGAAAATGCAGGACAGTTAATAGAAGATGAAGAACTCCGTGCCCAGATTAAAGGAAGCGGTATCGGAACCAGTGCAACAAGAGCTGAGATTCTCAAAAAACTTGTGGACAAAAAATACATTAACCTTAATAATAAGACGCAGATAATTACTCCGTCACAACTGGGAGAAATTGTATACGATGTGGTAGATAATTCAATTAAGAGACTCTTAGATCCAAGACTTACCGCAAGCTGGGAAAAAGGGTTGACAGGAGTGGCAGAAGGTAATATAAGTACAGATGAATATCTGTTAAAACTGGAAGCTTTTATTTCTAAGAATACAATGATGGTTAAAACGCTTAATAATGAATATTCTTTAAGACAGTATTTTAACCGGACTACAGAATATTATAAAAAATAG
- the glmS gene encoding glutamine--fructose-6-phosphate transaminase (isomerizing) has translation MCGIVGYVGKKQCTDILIGALSKLEYRGYDSAGIAVFENNKIKVEKCQGKLENLINKIKEEGKPSGTCGIGHTRWATHGEPSDINSHPHGNKRVSIVHNGIIENYMKIKEFLIEQGYGFESETDTEAVAKLLDYYYDGNPVDTIIKVLAEIEGSYALGIMFRDFPDRIFAVRKDSPLIIGLSDEENFIASDMTAILEFTKKYYLLEQNEIATITKDGVTICDVHKEPVKKEIQVADWDADAAQKGGYEHFMLKEIHEQPTAIKTTITPRINEGMVDFSECGLTDEVLAGYDNIFVVACGTAMYAGMVGKYIIEKVARTRVTVDMASEFRYRDPIIGKKDLVILISQSGETADTREAMNIAKAKGATTLALVNVKGSSIAREADLVMYTHAGPEISVASTKAFTVQVSMMYLFAYKLAYAKKIIDKETYMNYIKELVAIPDVMEKFLAAKDECQYAASKIMNADSLLYIGRGLDYALSMEGALKLKEISYIHSEAYAAGELKHGPIALISDQTPVVAIATQSSLYEKTVSNIQECKARGAKVVLMCGENAKVDEKTADIIIRIPEVSELVMPVLAAVPLQLIAYYTAVLKGNDVDKPRNLAKSVTVE, from the coding sequence ATGTGTGGAATAGTTGGTTACGTTGGAAAAAAACAATGTACGGATATATTAATCGGTGCATTATCAAAGCTCGAATACAGAGGCTATGATTCTGCGGGAATTGCCGTATTTGAGAATAATAAAATTAAAGTAGAAAAGTGTCAGGGCAAACTTGAGAACCTTATCAATAAAATTAAAGAAGAAGGTAAGCCTTCAGGAACCTGCGGGATAGGACATACAAGATGGGCAACCCATGGAGAACCATCCGATATTAATTCCCATCCACATGGTAACAAAAGGGTATCAATTGTACATAACGGAATAATTGAGAATTATATGAAGATAAAAGAATTTCTTATTGAACAGGGATATGGTTTTGAAAGTGAAACCGATACCGAGGCAGTAGCGAAGCTTCTTGATTATTACTATGACGGCAATCCTGTAGATACAATTATCAAAGTACTTGCAGAGATTGAAGGCTCATACGCACTGGGAATTATGTTCAGGGATTTCCCTGACAGGATATTTGCAGTACGCAAAGACAGTCCGCTTATAATCGGGCTTTCTGACGAAGAGAATTTTATAGCATCGGATATGACTGCCATACTTGAATTTACGAAGAAATATTATCTTCTTGAACAGAATGAAATAGCAACTATTACCAAGGATGGTGTTACGATATGTGATGTGCATAAAGAACCTGTAAAGAAGGAAATACAGGTGGCTGACTGGGATGCAGATGCTGCACAGAAAGGCGGATATGAGCATTTTATGCTTAAAGAAATACATGAGCAGCCAACAGCCATTAAGACAACAATCACACCGCGTATTAACGAAGGAATGGTAGATTTTTCCGAATGTGGTCTTACTGATGAGGTACTTGCGGGATATGACAATATCTTTGTTGTTGCCTGCGGTACCGCAATGTATGCCGGAATGGTGGGAAAATATATAATTGAAAAAGTGGCAAGAACAAGAGTAACCGTTGATATGGCATCAGAATTCAGATACAGGGATCCTATAATCGGTAAAAAAGATCTTGTCATACTGATATCACAGTCAGGAGAAACAGCGGATACAAGGGAAGCAATGAACATTGCCAAGGCAAAAGGCGCAACAACACTTGCACTTGTTAATGTAAAAGGTTCTTCAATCGCAAGGGAAGCAGACCTTGTAATGTATACCCATGCCGGACCTGAAATTTCCGTTGCATCCACCAAAGCATTCACGGTACAGGTATCAATGATGTATCTTTTTGCATATAAATTAGCTTATGCCAAGAAAATTATTGATAAAGAAACCTATATGAATTATATAAAAGAGCTTGTAGCAATACCTGATGTTATGGAAAAATTCCTTGCAGCCAAGGATGAATGTCAGTATGCAGCCTCAAAAATAATGAATGCAGACAGTCTTTTATACATCGGACGAGGACTTGACTATGCACTTAGCATGGAGGGTGCTTTAAAGCTAAAAGAAATTTCTTACATTCATTCGGAGGCTTATGCGGCAGGCGAGTTAAAACACGGACCAATCGCCCTTATTTCAGACCAGACACCTGTTGTGGCAATTGCAACACAGTCAAGTCTGTATGAAAAAACTGTAAGCAATATACAGGAATGTAAGGCAAGGGGAGCCAAGGTCGTTCTTATGTGTGGTGAAAATGCCAAAGTTGATGAAAAGACGGCAGATATTATCATAAGAATTCCTGAAGTATCGGAGCTTGTAATGCCTGTTCTTGCGGCAGTACCTTTACAGCTTATCGCATATTATACTGCAGTTCTTAAGGGTAATGATGTAGATAAGCCAAGAAATCTTGCAAAATCGGTAACGGTTGAATAA